The sequence TAATTTTTCTATGGAAAAACCAGGCGGAAATCCTAATCGGTGTCTTTCTAATAACTCAGGTTTTGATAAAATATCAAAAAGTAACCCATCTGCAACTATCTTCCCACTATCTATAATAACTACTCTATCACATAATAAGGCTGCATAGGGTATATCATGAGTAACAATCAATTTTGTTTTTAATAAGGAAATAAGTATCTTTGCAAACCTTAATTGAGAATTATGATCTAAATTACTACTGGGTTCATCTATAGCAATAATATCAGGATTCATAGATAAAATAGTAGCAATAGCTACTCTCTTTTTTTGACCATAACTAAGGTGAAAAGCATTGTGATTTTCGTATCCGTTCATCTCAACTTTTAAAAGAGCATCATTTACTCTTCTTTCTATTTCCACTTCTTTTAATCTTAAATTCATTGGACCAAAAGCAACATCCTCATAAACAGTAGAACAGAATAGTTGATCATCCGGATTTTGAAAGACAAGACCCACTTTCTTTCTAACATCTCTTAGGTTTGACGAATTAATTTCTGTACCAAATATTTTAACTAAACCATTACCCTTTAATAATCC comes from Actinomycetota bacterium and encodes:
- a CDS encoding energy-coupling factor ABC transporter ATP-binding protein; translation: MYENKNIAIEIKNLSFTYPDGTEALKDVSLKVCEGESLAIIGPNGAGKSTLLLNLNGLLKGNGLVKIFGTEINSSNLRDVRKKVGLVFQNPDDQLFCSTVYEDVAFGPMNLRLKEVEIERRVNDALLKVEMNGYENHNAFHLSYGQKKRVAIATILSMNPDIIAIDEPSSNLDHNSQLRFAKILISLLKTKLIVTHDIPYAALLCDRVVIIDSGKIVADGLLFDILSKPELLERHRLGFPPGFSIEKL